From a single Aspergillus puulaauensis MK2 DNA, chromosome 2, nearly complete sequence genomic region:
- a CDS encoding uncharacterized protein (COG:S;~EggNog:ENOG410Q26F;~SECRETED:SignalP(1-17)) → MKASFAAIALSLGAALAAPSTESIKRQQDSHPVSVSSISLRRLDEGNRIVFLSSITRHDKSGAPLESTNCQTQWNPEVPAGPENPVQCADPAFNFYFPNGVKSLENYDIVVNGPDGKSSGTIEKGPRYQCGPYDGTIAGIEYECKITQGAEFFLTLE, encoded by the exons ATGAAGGCCTCTTTCGCTGCTATCGCTCTCTCTCTCGGCGCTGCCCTTGCTGCCCCCTCCACCGAGTCCATCAAGAGGCAACAAGACTCTCACCCCGTCAGCGTCAGCAGCATCTCCCTGCGACGGCTGGATGAGGGCAACCGCattgtcttcctctcctcaaTCACCCGCCACGACAAGTCCGGTGCCCCTCTGGAATCGACCAACTGCCAGACCCAGTG GAACCCCGAGGTGCCTGCCGGCCCGGAGAACCCCGTCCAGTGCGCTGACCCGGCGTTCAACTTCTACTTCCCCAACGGGGTCAAGTCTCTGGAGAACTACGACATCGTCGTCAACGGCCCTGATGGCAAGTCTTCTGGTACGATCGAGAAGGGCCCTAGGTACCAGTGCGGCCCATACGACGGAACCATTGCAGGAATTGAGTATGAGTGCAAGATTACCCAGGGCGCCGAGTTCTTCCTCACTCTGGAGTAG
- a CDS encoding bZIP transcription factor (COG:L;~EggNog:ENOG410Q1CR;~InterPro:IPR004827;~PFAM:PF00170;~go_function: GO:0003700 - DNA-binding transcription factor activity [Evidence IEA];~go_process: GO:0006355 - regulation of transcription, DNA-templated [Evidence IEA]) — protein sequence METEFYSAVNWASPTDHVESLFPWETESPRSGQADVWGSELDLLLSASSYPIPEPPQLQDQEDQHKENNLTALYGGVIVHEEDPSNEPALFQPTPEARTFSAPTPPSNRISKPAEATRKRGRPRKLIDDAGVNAEERRRTQVRIAQRAYRSRKEANISSLQDRIRQLETAIKHMSTSVISFGDDVVRSGALDSHPDLLRPLGNTVQACLALPALPLGESGYQIEDADSTGKKKKRIGYPTSSAAEGSETMEISEFIDRLHVTCSYQAYLVCANPAVPTRRIERPFRILLGLMPRMFVAELFKDWLLARAGHKTLDHWDHIPFFRIGGAGTHYPSSGNLHFPFPTHGSSAVEEDLSRFAADLQDELEDEWFDLGDLQGYLHERQVVFTASLMPAGPILLGQKEQDPASVSRLMQALVKGAICLGRSPGFRRRNVEKAVDEFIAAQNAS from the exons ATGGAGACTGAATTCTATTCCGCCGTAAACTGGGCATCGCCTACAGACCATGTGGAGTCTCTGTTCCCCTGGGAGACAGAATCACCCCGGTCGGGGCAGGCAGATGTGTGGGGGTCTGAGCTGGACCTGCTGCTCTCCGCTTCGTCATATCCGATTCCCGAGCCTCCACAGCTGCAGGACCAGGAGGACCAACACAAAGAGAATAACCTAACCGCCTTATATGGCGGTGTTATCGTGCACGAAGAGGACCCTTCAAACGAGCCCGCTCTTTTCCAACCAACACCTGAAGCCAGGACTTTCTCAGCACCAACCCCACCAAGTAATCGCATCTCCAAACCAGCCGAGGCAACAAGGAAACGCGGCCGTCCGCGGAAACTCATTGACGATGCCGGCGTAAATGCAGAAGAG CGACGGCGCACGCAAGTCCGTATAGCGCAGCGAGCTTATCGGTCTCGCAAGGAGGCCAACATATCCTCGCTCCAAGACCGCATTAGGCAGCTTGAAACGGCGATCAAGCATATGAGCACATCTGTTATATCGTttggcgatgatgtcgtccGGTCAGGTGCCTTGGATTCGCATCCTGATTTACTTCGGCCGCTCGGGAACACCGTGCAGGCTTGTCTGGCGTTGCCGGCGCTTCCTCTTGGTGAGTCGGGGTATCAGATAGAGGATGCCGACtcgacggggaagaagaagaagcgtaTTGGGTATCCCACTTCCTCTGCCGCTGAAGGTTCAGAGACGATGGAGATATCCGAGTTCATAGACCGGTTGCACGTCACCTGCAGCTACCAAGCATACCTCGTGTGCGCCAACCCAGCAGTCCCAACGAGGCGAATAGAGCGCCCTTTCCGGATCCTCCTAGGCCTCATGCCTCGGATGTTTGTCGCCGAGCTCTTCAAGGACTGGTTACTCGCAAGAGCCGGCCACAAGACCCTGGATCACTGGGATCATATCCCGTTCTTCCGCATAGGAGGTGCCGGTACCCACTATCCTTCGTCGGGGAACCTGCACTTTCCCTTTCCTACACACGGCTCATccgccgtggaagaggaCCTGTCGCGGTTTGCCGCTGACTTGCAGGATGAGCTTGAGGATGAGTGGTTTGACCTAGGTGATCTCCAGGGCTATCTCCACGAGCGGCAAGTGGTGTTTACCGCGTCCTTAATGCCGGCTGGCCCGATATTGCTGGGACAGAAGGAACAAGACCCGGCTAGTGTGTCGCGCTTGATGCAGG CACTGGTTAAAGGGGCCATTTGTCTCGGCCGGTCGCCGGGCTTTCGGCGCCGGAATGTAGAGAAAGCTGTGGACGAATTTATAGCGGCCCAGAATGCTTCCTGA
- the ERG3_2 gene encoding sterol desaturase family protein (COG:I;~EggNog:ENOG410Q1U2;~InterPro:IPR006694;~PFAM:PF04116;~TransMembrane:4 (o63-89i110-128o148-166i221-237o);~go_function: GO:0005506 - iron ion binding [Evidence IEA];~go_function: GO:0016491 - oxidoreductase activity [Evidence IEA];~go_process: GO:0008610 - lipid biosynthetic process [Evidence IEA];~go_process: GO:0055114 - oxidation-reduction process [Evidence IEA]): protein MDLVLDIVDTFVLDRVYSTLLPSNTTSTNIEYNQSIAQYIDLPPSEWAGKSLLARDNPFRQGITLFILTWLFGTLTYLTTSTLSYFFIFDKKSTTHPKFLTRQIPLEIQSALLAIPQMALLTVPFFLLELHGFSRLYSSTPPFPAYTYLQFPFFIAFTDFAIYWIHRYEHHPAVYKWLHKPHHRWIVPTPYASFAFHPLDGWAQSMPYHVFPLLFPLEKRVYLALFAFVTLWTVFIHDGEYATKSPIINGSACHTYHHLYFNYNYGQFTTLWDRLGGSYRQPDADLFNRETKMGRGQWEKQVREMEKMVEEVEGVDERVYTNRKKEQ, encoded by the exons ATGGATCTCGTCCTTGACATCGTGGACACGTTTGTCCTCGACCGGGTGTACTCAACCCTCCTCCCATCCAACACCACAAGCACCAACATCGAGTATAACCAGAGCATCGCCCAGTATATCGACCTGCCACCATCAGAATGGGCAGGGAAAAGTCTCCTGGCACGGGATAATCCATTCCGACAAGGAATCACCCTGTTCATCTTGACATG GCTCTTCGGCACCCTCACGTACCtaacaacctcaaccctctcctacttcttcatcttcgacaaAAAATCCACAACGCACCCCAAATTCCTCACCCGCCAAATTCCCCTCGAGATCCAATCCGCCCTACTCGCCATCCCCCAAATGGCCCTCCTAACCgtccccttcttcctcctcgaactCCACGGCTTCTCACGGCTCTACTCCTCCACACCCCCGTTCCCAGCATACACATACCTCCAATTCCCCTTCTTCATTGCATTCACCGACTTCGCAATCTACTGGATCCACCGCTACGAACACCACCCGGCCGTATATAAGTGGCTGCACAAGCCGCACCATAGGTGGATCGTGCCGACCCCGTACGCGAGCTTTGCGTTTCACCCGCTGGATGGATGGGCGCAGTCCATGCCGTATCATGTCTTCCCACTCCTGTTTCCGCTTGAGAAGAGGGTCTATTTAGCTCTTTTTGCGTTTGTTACGTTGTGGACGGTTTTTATTC ACGACGGTGAATACGCGACGAAATCGCCTATCATTAATGGCTCGGCGTGCCATACGTATCATCATCTGTATTTCAATTATAACTACGGGCAGTTCACGACGCTGTGGGATCGGCTTGGTGGGAGTTACCGGCAGCCCGATGCGGACTTGTTCAATCGCGAGACAAAGATGGGTAGGGGGCAATGGGAGAAGCAGGTTcgggagatggagaagatggtcgaAGAGGTTGAAGGTGTCGATGAGCGGGTGTATACGAAtaggaagaaagagcagtAA
- a CDS encoding ankyrin repeat domain-containing protein (COG:M;~EggNog:ENOG410Q1HJ;~InterPro:IPR002110,IPR036770,IPR020683;~PFAM:PF13857,PF12796,PF00023,PF13637,PF13606;~go_function: GO:0005515 - protein binding [Evidence IEA]), translating to MEKPQGSIHINGHGHPLFKKHRLPLMNYDLMDTIGPAVLIPGSQPRAVPEQQIRCKVPPRTNPSRRHPNIYTAPSSIWPCLSFAVFSLVYSPTAAMLLNFPNDILLLVADEVETESDLSSLTKTCRHLYGLVSDKLHRDNIRYHNSSAIFWGMRHSRFDTMQRMLDVGADIDSTEEGQTLLYHAACDGHAAMVKFLLERGASHQFRKDRLQTPLCAAAVAGHTDIVQILLDHEVLEENEATSTSTATALPPGKQDIFLLQLFTTDGPAVHRNGLQYSIPLFLAIACAHTTTAETLMANPRVDLNYRDSVGRTPLVWALSHGLHRIATLLLEHGADGNVIEPRTNQSPLLTAVCQKDERIVQLLLPHPTVDPNWTDVQGRNPLMEVLSPSAHVSLLRALLTRADLDVNYRGSQHQHSCTPLCIAIRRDDVAAVTLLLEHPGIDVNATGNDGRTPLSHAAELGRVEYIDLLLAHGADLGRIDRDGRTPISYAEEGDDVRAVEMLSVKKVGLDVADRHKVASF from the coding sequence ATGGAGAAGCCGCAGGGATCCATCCACATCAACGGACACGGCCATCCCCTCTTTAAGAAACACAGACTTCCCCTCATGAATTATGATCTTATGGACACGATTGGCCCGGCTGTTTTGATCCCCGGATCTCAACCCCGCGCAGTTCCAGAGCAACAAATCAGGTGCAAAGTGCCACCCCGCACGAATCCATCACGGCGTCATCCCAATATCTACACTGCCCCATCATCTATCTGGCCATGTTTATCCTTTGCGGTATTCTCCCTGGTATACTCGCCAACCGCAGCCATGCTCCTGAACTTCCCAAACGATATACTCCTGCTCGTGGCAGACGAGGTAGAGACCGAGAGCGACCTGAGCTCATTGACGAAAACATGCCGCCATCTGTACGGCTTAGTATCAGACAAGCTTCATCGAGATAACATCCGGTATCATAACAGCTCTGCCATATTCTGGGGGATGCGCCACAGCCGATTCGATACGATGCAACGCATGCTGGACGTCGGTGCTGATATCGATTCCACAGAGGAAGGCCAAACTCTCCTCTACCACGCTGCATGCGACGGACATGCCGCCATGGTCAAATTCCTCCTCGAACGGGGAGCAAGTCACCAGTTCAGAAAGGACAGGCTGCAGACACCGCTATGCGCTGCCGCTGTGGCCGGACACACAGATATCGTCCAGATCCTACTAGACCACGAAGTCCTCGAAGAGAACGAagccacatccacatccacagcaacagctctACCCCCCGGCAAACAAGACATCTTCCTGTTGCAACTCTTCACCACAGACGGTCCGGCCGTACACCGAAACGGCCTACAATACTccatccccctcttcctAGCAATCGCATGCGcccacaccaccaccgcagaaACCCTCATGGCAAACCCCAGAGTCGACCTCAACTACCGAGACTCCGTAGGCCGGACCCCCCTCGTCTGGGCCCTCTCGCACGGTCTCCATAGAATCGCCACTCTACTCCTCGAGCACGGCGCCGACGGAAACGTCATAGAACCCCGGACAAACCAGTCCCCGTTACTCACGGCCGTATGCCAAAAAGACGAGCGCATtgtccagctcctcctccctcatccaacgGTGGACCCAAACTGGACTGACGTCCAGGGCCGCAATCCTCTTATGGAAGTGCTTTCGCCGTCCGCGCACGTTTCGCTCCTGAGAGCCCTTCTGACGAGAGCAGACTTGGATGTTAACTATCGCGGCAGTCAGCATCAACATTCTTGTACCCCGTTGTGTATTGCGATCAGGAGAGAcgatgttgctgctgtgaCGCTACTCTTGGAACACCCTGGGATCGATGTAAACGCTACCGGGAATGATGGCCGGACTCCGTTGTCCCACGCTGCGGAGTTGGGTCGGGTTGAGTATATCGATCTCTTGCTCGCGCATGGAGCAGATCTGGGAAGGATAGATCGGGATGGACGAACGCCGATCTCGTATGCTGAAGAAGGTGATGATGTTAGGGCAGTTGAGATGCTGTCCGTGAAGAAAGTTGGTCTGGATGTGGCGGATAGGCACAAAGTGGCGTCATTTTAG
- a CDS encoding uncharacterized protein (COG:S;~EggNog:ENOG410PG7N;~InterPro:IPR007219;~PFAM:PF04082;~go_function: GO:0003677 - DNA binding [Evidence IEA];~go_function: GO:0008270 - zinc ion binding [Evidence IEA];~go_process: GO:0006351 - transcription, DNA-templated [Evidence IEA]), which yields MSDDFNLADTIDLDRPCFVPYDALESLLNWDCAFDMIHYSPARSDPSQSSETLETIRFGKFQFLDKFTNVTGFLNSFECMRVYEVKQLATVMADLALQDTDDKDASATPISLDFLLIPPPTLEKPEPSKPFSGLLADGCTDCSSWLSDPLAGVTNELVCRLKHVTTTPSLGSSITITWSALIESICIQFFSPPNIRRYLVYFWSFWYPNCPIIHKPTFDVHNTPYTLLLAMLLIGASFAPDDATSQNAKLWFDSAEELVFADQHFRCAVVHGDGAEGFHLRRDAVKALQGAYLICLLQNWEGDDNSKRRIRRSRFSMVTAMGRELGFSPGSHHKPQNEDGNWERFIAKEEFNRTLSYIFLLDTAFIIFHNTPPKVSVSELNFDPVCPERCFQATTAADCFLLLHDSDNSSPIAGPSITDIVSRICKATLRSSEKEYLAGVGKLNLFIIISAFHTLLFHARNTFAPDAAMLPIQHGLTNWKEIWNHHEILEHSDTRSSGLASPSECWKRTGFMEYAPEYWTLAQAMITSVFTTPANEAGSGLGLLLHRVDENGMGQLNRFIRWAANAGMARI from the exons ATGTCCGATGACTTTAACCTCGCTGACACCATCGACCTTGACCGGCCTTGTTTTGTCCCTTATGATGCGTTGGAGTCGCTCCTTAATTGGGACTGCGCTTTTGATATGATCCACTACAGCCCAGCACGATCGGACCCAAGTCAGTCCTCAGAAACGCTGGAAACAATCAGATTTGGCAagttccagttcctcgacaaaTTCACCAACGTAACCGGCTTCCTCAACTCCTTCGAGTGTATGCGCGTCTACGAAGTCAAACAATTGGCGACGGTTATGGCGGATCTCGCACTGCAGGACACCGACGACAAAGATGCTTCTGCCACCCCCATCTCCCTAGACTTTCTTCTTATTCCCCCTCCAACACTCGAGAAACCTGAGCCATCAAAGCCCTTTTCAGGACTGCTCGCAGACGGGTGCACGGACTGCTCAAGCTGGCTATCAGACCCTCTAGCAGGAGTGACAAACGAGCTGGTCTGTCGACTGAAGCACGTAACGACAACTCCCAGCCTAGGGAGCTCAATTACCATTACCTGGTCGGCCCTGATCGAGAGTATCTGCATTCAGTTCTTCAGTCCGCCAAACATCAGACGGTATCTCGTCTATTTCTGGTCCTTCTGGTACCCGAATTGCCCTATCATCCATAAACCCACGTTTGATGTGCACAATACACCGTATACACTTTTACTGGCCATGTTACTCATTGGCGCCAGCTTTGCCCCTGATGATGCGACTAGCCAGAATGCGAAGCTGTGGTTCGATAGCGCGGAGGAGCTCGTGTTTGCAGACCAGCATTTCAGGTGTGCGGTGGTACATGGCGATGGTGCAGAGGGATTCCACCTTCGTAGGGACGCAGTCAAGGCACTGCAGGGGGCGTATTTGATTTGTCTCTTGCAGAACTGGGAGGGCGACGATAATAGTAAACGCAGGATCCGGCGGTCTAGATTCAGCATGGTCACCGCG ATGGGCAGAGAGCTTGGGTTCTCCCCTGGAAGCCATCATAAGCCACAGAATGAAGACGGAAACTGGGAGAGATTCattgcgaaggaggagttcaACAG GACGCTTTCATACATATTCCTCCTCGACACGGCCTTTATCATCTTCCACAATACGCCTCCCAAAGTCTCAGTCTCGGAACTCAACTTCGACCCTGTCTGTCCGGAGCGCTGCTTTCAGGCCacgacggcggcggattGTTTCCTGCTGTTACACGACAGCGACAATTCGTCTCCCATTGCTGGGCCCTCCATCACCGATATCGTCTCGCGAATCTGCAAGGCGACACTGAGATCTAGTGAGAAGGAATACTTGGCTGGAGTGGGAAAGCTGAACCTATTCATCATTATCAGCG CATTCcacaccctcctcttccacgcaCGCAACACCTTTGCACCAGACGCAGCGATGCTCCCAATCCAACATGGCCTCACAAATTGGAAAGAGATCTGGAATCACCACGAGATTCTGGAGCACAGCGACACTCGGTCAAGCGGCCTAGCATCGCCATCCGAGTGCTGGAAACGCACGGGGTTCATGGAATATGCGCCGGAGTACTGGACCCTTGCACAGGCTATGATAACCAGTGTCTTTACTACGCCTGCGAATGAGGCTGGGTCTGGACTGGGGCTGCTGCTTCATCGCGtggatgagaatgggatGGGCCAGTTGAATCGGTTTATCAGGTGGGCTGCGAATgcggggatggcgaggatttAA
- a CDS encoding FAD-binding oxidoreductase (CAZy:AA4;~COG:I;~EggNog:ENOG410PKBX;~InterPro:IPR016171,IPR016170,IPR006094,IPR036318, IPR016169,IPR016164,IPR016166,IPR016167,IPR004113;~PFAM:PF02913,PF01565;~go_function: GO:0003824 - catalytic activity [Evidence IEA];~go_function: GO:0016491 - oxidoreductase activity [Evidence IEA];~go_function: GO:0050660 - flavin adenine dinucleotide binding [Evidence IEA];~go_function: GO:0071949 - FAD binding [Evidence IEA];~go_process: GO:0055114 - oxidation-reduction process [Evidence IEA]) produces MTSIPVPLALPPNTSADAFARFISAVKSIVGEENVRVITPDTKLADGSYFEPPKTHDPHHIVDQDYFVASAVVDPRSVPEVQELVRLANEYQIPLWPTSIGRNSGYGGAGPRLRGSIVVDMGKHMNRVLEVNVDGAFAVVEPGVTFAALYQYLVDNGLSDKLWIDVPDIGGGSVMGNTLERGVGYTPYGDHWMMHCGMEVILPSGELMRTGMGALPQNPKKGSKHDHDDEGNKCWQLFPYGFGPYNDGLFSQGNVGICTKMGLWLMPNPGGYQAYMISLPKDDDLRQAVDIIRPLRVQNILQNVPTLRHILIDAAILGNKASYTSDITKPMNDTELDAVAKKLNLGRWNFYGALYGPEPIRNLLWSLIKEAFSAIPGAKFFFPDDIKEYCILHTRAQTLRGVPNYDELKWIDWLPNGAHLFFSPISRISGDDAMLQYEITKKRTREAGLDFIGTFTVGMREMHHIVCIVFDRRNAEQKKRAHALIKTLIADCAENGWGEYRTHLALMDQIAETYNWNNNALMRFNETVKNALDPKGIMAPGKNGVWPSSYDRRIYKL; encoded by the exons ATGACTTCTATTCCTGTCCCCTTGGCTCTCCCTCCCAACACCAGCGCAGATGCCTTTGCCCGATTCATCAGCGCTGTAAAGAGCATCGTTGGAGAGGAAAACGTGCGAGTTATCACCCCAGACACAAAGCTCGCTGACGGCTCCTACTTTGAACCTCCCAAGACGCATGACCCGCATCACATCGTGGACCAGGACTACTTCGTCGCTTCCGCAGTCGTCGACCCACGGTCTGTGCCGGAGGTCCAGGAGCTCGTCCGTCTAGCCAACGAGTACCAGATACCGCTTTGGCCGACGAGTATCGGACGCAACTCTGGATATGGAGGCGCGGGACCGAGACTGAGAGGAAGCATTGTGGTGGACATGGGAAAGCATATGAACCGGGTCCTGGAGGTCAATGTCGATGGGGCTTTTGCGGTCGTTGAGCCTGGGGTCACCTTTGCTGCGCTGTACCAGTACTTGGTCGACAATGGACTCAGTGACAAGTTGTGGATTGAT GTACCCGATATTGGCGGTGGCTCTGTTATGGGGAATACCCTCGAACGTGGTGTTGGATACACTCCATATGGAG ATCACTGGATGATGCACTGTGGCATGGAGGTCATTCTTCCCTCCGGCGAGCTCATGCGAACTGGCATGGGGGCTCTCCCTCAGAATCCGAAGAAGGGCTCGAAGCACGACCACGACGACGAAGGGAACAAGTGCTGGCAGTTGTTCCCGTATGGATTCGGTCCATATAACGATGGGCTGTTCTCCCAGGGCAATGTAGGAATCTGCACAAAGATGGGCCTCTGG TTGATGCCAAACCCTGGTGGATACCAGGCATATATGATCTCTTTGCCgaaggatgatgatcttCGACAAGCAGTGGATATAATCCGACCTCTCCGTGTG CAAAACATCCTCCAAAACGTCCCAACACTCCGacacatcctcatcgacgCTGCCATCTTAGGCAACAAAGCATCCTATACTTCGGACATCACCAAGCCTATGAATGACACTGAACTAGACGCCGTCGCCAAGAAGCTAAATCTCGGCCGATGGAACTTCTACGGCGCCCTCTAT GGCCCTGAACCCATCCGCAACCTCCTCTGGTCCTTAATCAAAGAGGCCTTCTCTGCAATACCCGGCGCAaagttcttcttccccgacgaTATCAAAGAATACTGCATCCTGCATACCCGCGCCCAGACCCTCCGCGGCGTTCCCAACTACGACGAGCTCAAATGGATCGACTGGCTACCAAACGGGGCCCAtctgttcttctcgccgATTAGCAGAATCTCTGGCGACGACGCGATGCTGCAGTATGAGATCACGAAGAAACGAACCCGCGAGGCGGGATTGGATTTCATCGGGACGTTTACGGTTGGGATGCGGGAGATGC ACCACATCGTCTGTATAGTCTTCGACCGGAGGAACGCcgaacagaagaagagagcacACGCGCTGATCAAGACGCTCATCGCCGACTGTGCTGAGAATGGATGGGGCGAGTACCGCACACATCTGGCCCTGATGGACCAGATTGCGGAGACGTACAACTGGAACAATAATGCCCTGATGCGGTTTAACGAGACGGTCAAGAATGCGCTGGACCCGAAGGGGATTATGGCGCCGGGGAAGAATGGTGTTTGGCCGAGTTCGTATGATCGCAGGATTTATAAGTtgtaa
- a CDS encoding uncharacterized protein (SECRETED:SignalP(1-18)) — MKFTGIVATLAIAGSAAAAALPGLDVVKVQATVTRIDDVLGNLNGAVSSGTLNKADLGDATSQLSTVHNTLNTLVGGLVEGITSAGSGSSSNPVSGILDLATSELIPTVTSVLGSTEKVSDFGVLSNGLVSRIQSGDVDAAGLQNILTLVGGNSGLSTLNQVLSQA, encoded by the exons ATGAAGTTCACTGGAATCGTCGCTACCCTCGCCATTGctggctctgctgctgctgctgccctcCCCGGTCTTGACGTCGTCAAGGTCCAGGCCACCGTCACTCGTATCGATGATGTGCTCGGCAACCTGAACGGCGCCGTCAGCAGTGGCACTCTCAACAAGGCTGACCTTGGCGATGCCACTTCTCAGCTCTCCACCGTCCACAACACCCTGAACACCCTCGTCGGTGGTCTCGTTGAGGGCATCACCAGCGCTGGCtccggctccagctccaaccCCGTCTCGGGCATTCTTGACCTTGCCACCAGCGAGCTCATCCCCACCGTCACCAGCG TCCTCGGCTCCACCGAGAAGGTCTCTGACTTCGGCGTCCTCTCCAACGGCCTTGTCAGCCGTATCCAGAGCGGCGACGTTGACGCTGCTGGTCTCCAGAACATCCTCACCCTTGTCGGTGGCAACT CTGGCCTGTCCACCCTCAACCAGGTCCTCTCCCAGGCGTAA